The following proteins are co-located in the Dethiosulfovibrio peptidovorans genome:
- a CDS encoding 1,4-alpha-glucan branching enzyme — MNWRPSDYDVFLFRQGRHYRLYDCLGARVEGAGTTFSLWAPHAWEVSVLWDGNNWTPAVHSLSRRDDESGLWEGWIPGVSRGSLYKYGIKISSGEWIQKGDPMAQRWETPPRSASMVWSPQYDWGDQEWMACRGERLGPDGPWSVYEVHLGSWRRGDGNTFLSYRDVAPLLADYVLEAGFTAVEFMPVMEHPFYGSWGYQVLGYFAATGRYGTPEDLMYLIDYLHQKGIAVVLDWVPSHFPADGHGLAVFDGTCIYEHPDPRRGYHPHWTSAIFDYGRHEVRSFLISNAVFWLDRYHADGLRVDGVASMLYLDYGRSHGQWEPNRYGGRENLEAVAFLRELNAEITRSFPDVVTIAEESTDWPSVTGPPHLGGLGFSMKWNMGWMHDTLSYMLREPVHRSWHHEQITFGLWYAFSERFILPLSHDEVVYGKGSLLSKMPGDFWQRRANLRLLLALMIVHPGKKLLFMGGEFGQEKEWDHEVSLDWHLLEHEEHRGILRLVSDLNRLYRNEEALHRDHSPEGFRWIDCADKWQSVFSMMRPLGARPVVAVLNATPVPRTRYRVGVPQGGLWREVCNTDAEIYGGSGMGNMGAVATEEMPWHGQPRSLELTVPPLAAVILVPDGDIQ, encoded by the coding sequence TCATTCCCTCTCTCGTCGAGATGACGAGAGTGGACTCTGGGAAGGCTGGATTCCCGGTGTGTCCCGAGGGTCTCTCTACAAGTACGGGATCAAAATATCCTCGGGAGAATGGATCCAAAAGGGTGATCCCATGGCCCAGCGGTGGGAGACCCCGCCGAGAAGCGCTTCCATGGTCTGGTCGCCGCAATACGACTGGGGTGACCAAGAATGGATGGCCTGTAGGGGAGAGCGTTTAGGACCTGACGGTCCCTGGAGCGTATACGAGGTCCATCTGGGTTCCTGGCGTCGAGGGGATGGAAATACCTTTCTCTCCTATCGGGATGTGGCCCCTCTCCTGGCCGACTACGTTCTGGAGGCGGGGTTCACAGCTGTGGAGTTTATGCCTGTGATGGAACATCCTTTCTATGGTTCCTGGGGATACCAGGTCCTGGGGTACTTCGCTGCCACGGGGCGGTACGGGACACCGGAAGATCTCATGTATCTCATCGATTACCTGCACCAAAAGGGCATCGCCGTTGTCCTCGATTGGGTTCCCTCCCATTTCCCAGCCGACGGTCACGGTCTGGCGGTTTTCGATGGAACGTGTATATACGAACATCCCGATCCCCGGCGAGGATACCATCCTCACTGGACCAGCGCTATCTTTGATTACGGGCGTCACGAGGTCCGATCATTCCTCATCAGTAATGCCGTTTTTTGGCTGGACAGATATCATGCAGACGGATTGCGGGTGGACGGCGTGGCGTCCATGCTCTACCTGGATTACGGACGGTCCCATGGTCAGTGGGAGCCAAACCGTTACGGTGGTCGCGAGAACCTGGAGGCCGTTGCCTTTCTTCGGGAGCTTAACGCGGAGATCACCAGGAGTTTCCCCGATGTGGTTACCATAGCTGAGGAGTCCACCGATTGGCCAAGTGTCACGGGGCCTCCTCACCTTGGGGGACTCGGGTTCTCGATGAAGTGGAATATGGGGTGGATGCACGATACCCTGTCCTATATGCTTCGGGAGCCCGTACATCGTTCGTGGCATCACGAGCAGATCACCTTTGGACTCTGGTACGCATTCTCGGAGCGATTCATTCTTCCCCTCTCGCACGATGAGGTGGTCTATGGCAAGGGATCTCTCCTGTCCAAGATGCCCGGTGATTTCTGGCAAAGGAGGGCCAATCTTCGCTTGCTCCTGGCCCTCATGATCGTCCATCCTGGCAAGAAGCTCCTCTTCATGGGTGGTGAGTTCGGTCAGGAGAAGGAGTGGGACCACGAGGTCTCTCTGGACTGGCATCTGTTGGAACATGAGGAGCATCGGGGGATCCTGAGACTGGTCTCCGACCTGAACCGGCTTTATCGAAACGAGGAGGCTTTGCATCGAGATCATTCTCCCGAAGGGTTCCGATGGATCGACTGTGCTGACAAGTGGCAGAGTGTCTTCAGCATGATGCGTCCTCTGGGGGCTCGACCGGTAGTGGCAGTTCTCAACGCTACTCCAGTGCCTCGGACGAGGTATCGGGTTGGTGTCCCTCAAGGGGGCCTGTGGCGGGAGGTCTGCAACACCGATGCGGAGATCTATGGCGGCAGTGGTATGGGTAACATGGGAGCTGTTGCGACTGAAGAGATGCCGTGGCATGGTCAACCTCGCTCTTTGGAGCTGACGGTTCCGCCATTGGCGGCGGTGATCCTCGTCCCAGACGGAGATATCCAGTGA